One Dysidea avara chromosome 7, odDysAvar1.4, whole genome shotgun sequence genomic region harbors:
- the LOC136261859 gene encoding uncharacterized protein: MDLATVRGASSWLTTLPLSEHGFTLHRSAFQDALALRYGWSPLRPPSLCACGTSFSVEHALSCPKGGLPSLRHNEIRDLTATLLTEVCSQVCVEPELQPVQHSDEFPLATSNTQDSARLDVAVNGFWGGRLERCFIDVRVFNPFAPSNSSSSLSSTFRKHEKIKHRAYGQRVREVEHATFTPIVLAATGGLAHEATVFYKRLASLLAKKWGDDYSVVLGWLRCCLSFSLLRSAIQCIREARSSMGVYTRTPQSVDLVTVESHLSA, encoded by the coding sequence ATGGACTTGGCTACTGTTAGAGGTGCTTCAAGCTGGCTCACCACCTTACCTTTGAGTGAGCATGGTTTCACTCTCCATAGATCTGCTTTCCAGGATGCTTTGGCTTTGAGGTATGGTTGGTCCCCACTTCGTCCTCCTTCCCTTTGTGCTTGCGGAACCTCCTTTTCTGTTGAGCATGCTTTGTCCTGTCCCAAAGGGGGTTTACCTTCCTTGCGTCATAACGAGATTAGGGACCTTACTGCTACCCTTCTTACTGAGGTTTGCTCCCAGGTGTGTGTTGAGCCAGAGTTACAGCCGGTTCAGCATTCTGATGAGTTCCCTCTTGCCACCTCTAATACTCAGGATTCAGCTCGCTTGGATGTTGCTGTAAACGGCTTCTGGGGTGGTCGTTTGGAGAGATGTTTCATTGATGTCCGTGTTTTTAACCCTTTTGCTCCTTCTAATAGTTCCTCCTCTCTGTCGTCCACCTTTAGGAAGCATGAAAAGATTAAGCATCGTGCTTATGGTCAGCGGGTTCGAGAAGTGGAGCATGCCACTTTCACTCCAATTGTTTTGGCTGCCACTGGCGGTTTAGCCCATGAGGCTACTGTTTTTTATAAGCGACTTGCTTCTCTTCTGGCCAAAAAGTGGGGAGATGATTATTCTGTGGTTCTGGGTTGGCTGCGTTGTTGCCTGAGCTTTTCGTTGTTGCGCTCGGCAATTCAGTGTATTCGTGAGGCACGGTCTTCCATGGGTGTTTACACCAGGACTCCACAGTCAGTGGACTTAGTGACTGTGGAATCCCATTTGTCtgcttaa
- the LOC136261417 gene encoding uncharacterized protein has product MDEPYILMHSSLEEDSGVNHSKPTEKPQVLPRQLHMQERCSTDVHGELGYPLLEILTAMPIEVKITQSSAVSMNAIYDTVKTVYSTFKLSMVTSSMFLAQDSEENFYEKIRRIDGTYHIYDLERPCRGCFWNCKQNWK; this is encoded by the exons ATGGATGAACcttatattttaatgcattCAAGTCTGGAGGAGGACAGTGGAGTAAATCATTCAAAGCCTACAGAAAAGCCACAGGTGTTACCTCGTCAGTTACATATGCAG GAGAGATGCAGTACAGATGTACATGGTGAACTGGGCTATCCTCTGTTAGAAATTCTCACTGCAATGCCAATAGAGGTCAAGATAACACAAAGTTCTGCAGTCAGCATGAATGCTATATATGATACAGTCAAGACTGTTTATTCAACCTTCAAGTTATCTATGGTTACAAGCAGCATGTTCCTAGCTCAAGATAGTGAAGAGAACTTTTATGAAAAGATAAGGAGAATTGATGGCACTTATCATATATATGACTTGGAACGACCATGCAGAGGTTGCTTTTGGAACTGTAAGCAAAACTGGAAATAG
- the LOC136260690 gene encoding uncharacterized protein — MDEPYVLIHSSMEEDSGANHSKPTEKPQVLPRQLHMQEDKKGKASEQKCVVQVPVMVEAKTKPQPLIRKLGNLQKSESEQYIQHLSTPESTTAKVSPKHNNMLDKTYGKSYTVEPVRSYKLEEFVCEYPLPQLVSVTEGHYGLTEDFSMSEGTELILFFKKKTQAVIAIAECETDPYHIPLNCSLQFSPYQSNCKEHLTKSYYYKTVEDLIQRSDGLPKVVKVLKSYKGSNYYMVQGELIFPITISGQGKKRVLEYMNGSKKQMQAKLSCAAGFSTNPSDTKMYLIEYVEHINKFPGSVLVFCDKERGEALSHIHTGTEFTLQECKTLHSCICSTDVHGELGYPLLEILTAMPIEVKITQSSAVSMNAIYDTVKTVYSSFKLSMVTSSMFLAQDSDENFYEEIRKDDGTLHIYDLERPEIAFGTVSKTGNSKKLVPPKLHFPLKSPIAIRPVATTPPPLPPRSSSENAFSQNTWPRRKPDNKGKKSILPSKHNLYFQRSPPSTSPDENRTYLRSLSVSDILRVLDNVNLAQYRDAFQINQVDGKTLLSYTTVDLIELGVTTDLYQKLLLDIISGNYKLNDLFS, encoded by the exons ATGGATGAACCTTATGTTTTAATACATTCAAGTATGGAGGAGGACAGCGGAGCAAATCATTCAAAGCCTACAGAAAAACCACAAGTGTTACCTCGTCAGTTACACATGCAG GAAGACAAAAAGGGTAAAGCTTCTGAACAAAAATGTGTGGTACAGGTACCTGTCATGGTTGAGGCAAAAACAAAGCCGCAACCTTTAATAAGAAAACTTGGTAATCTTCAGAAATCT GAAAGCGAACAATATATCCAACACCTTTCAACTCCAGAATCAACCACAGCTAAAGTATCTCCCAAACATAATAATATGCTAGATAAGACCTATGGTAAATCCTATACAGTAGAGCCAGTAAGGTCATACAAACTGGAGGAATTTGTTTGTGAGTACCCACTTCCCCAACTAGTCTCTGTCACTGAGGGTCACTATGGATTGACGGAAGACTTCAGTATGTCAGAAGGAACAGAACTCATACTGTTCTTTAAGAAGAAAACCCAAGCTGTGATAGCAATAGCAGAGTGTGAAACTGATCCCTACCACATTCCTTTAAATTGCTCCCTACAATTTTCACCCTATCAGAGCAACTGCAAAGAACACTTAACAAAATCCTATTACTACAAAACAGTTGAAGATTTGATCCAGAGAAGTGATGGTTTGCCTAAGGTAGTCAAGGTATTAAAATCGTATAAAGGTAGTAACTACTACATGGTACAAGGTGAACTAATATTCCCAATAACAATATCAGGTCAAGGGAAAAAAAGAGTGCTAGAATACATGAATGGAAGTAAAAAGCAAATGCAGGCTAAGCTCTCCTGTGCAGCAGGGTTTTCTACCAATCCATCAGACACAAAGATGTATCTTATAGAATATGTGGAACATATTAACAAATTTCCTGGTTCAGTTTTGGTGTTTTGTGACAAAGAAAGAGGTGAAGCACTGTCCCACATTCATACTGGAACAGAGTTTACTTTACAAGAATGTAAAACTCTGCACAGTTGCATATGCAGTACAGATGTACATGGTGAACTGGGCTATCCTCTGTTAGAAATTCTCACTGCAATGCCAATAGAGGTCAAGATAACACAAAGTTCTGCAGTCAGCATGAATGCTATATATGATACAGTCAAGACTGTTTATTCATCCTTCAAGTTATCTATGGTTACAAGCAGCATGTTCCTAGCTCAAGATAGTGATGAAAACTTTTATGAAGAAATAAGGAAAGATGATGGCACTCTTCATATATATGACTTGGAGAGACCAGAGATTGCTTTTGGAACTGTAAGCAAAACTGGAAATAGCAAGAAGCTGGTACCACCAAAACTTCATTTTCCACTAAAGTCTCCAATTGCAATAAGACCAGTAGCCACTACTCCACCTCCGTTGCCTCCAAGAAGCAGTTCAGAAAATGCATTTTCCCAAAACACTTGGCCAAGACGAAAGCCTGATAATAAGGGCAAAAAGTCAATACTACCTTCAAAACACAACCTGTATTTTCAACGTAGTCCACCTTCCACATCGCCAGATGAAAACAGAACCTACTTAAGATCCCTTAGTGTTTCTGATATACTCCGAGTACTAGATAATGTAAATCTTGCACAGTACAGGGATGCATTTCAAATAAATCAAGTTGATGGAAAAACCTTGCTGTCGTACACTACAGTTGACCTGATAGAACTTGGAGTTACAACTGATCTTTATCAGAAGTTGCTGTTAGATATTATCAGTGGCAATTACAAACTTAATGAtttatttagctag